The DNA region AATATTCAAGAAGCTCGATTGCTGATCACCATTTTCCGCCTCATCTGCGCGGTACTCGTTGTCCTCTCTTCTTCCTTGAACTTTTTGTCGCTCCGCACTGGAGCTTTTATGTCTCATTTCAGGAATTCTCATGGATACCGGTACCGTTAAATGGTTCAACGATAGCAAAGGCTTTGGCTTCATTACTCCTGATGCAGGTGGCGACGATCTTTTCGCCCACTTCTCGGAAATTCGGGGCGACGGCTTCAAGACGCTCGCAGAAAACCAGAAGGTCAGCTACGAGACCAAGCGTGGCCCGAAGGGTATGCAGGCCGCGAATATCTCGCCGCAGTAACGTATTTTAAGGGCCGGGTTAGCGGCCCTTTGCTTTGTCAGCCTGACTAGCATCCTCGCGGAGCCATGCGCTCCCGATCTGATCGCCGCGTTTCGACGTGCGCATCATTTGTCATTTCGACACGATCCGTCTCGCCTCATTTTCCTTTTATTTTGCTAGTACGGCATTGATGTCGTGCGGCCGTTTATCGCGTATGCAAAACAATAAAAATCTTCACCATTACAACGGTTACTCAGTCTCGCCGTCCGCACATCGGTTACCTGACGGCTGGTTCGCCGCCAATCTGCTGCTCACCAGAGACGCCGTGGACGTTGATTCGATTTCCTACACATTTGATGCACTCGACCATTTTGACAGCGAAATGCAGGCAGTCAGGCACGCGACATCATGGGCGCGCGAGTGGGTCGATAGTCGCGGTTAATTTGTCCCGCAACGTCGGTCCGGAGAGCCGCGAAGATGTCGGGCTCGCGCCTCTTCTCTCGGAATTGCTACACAAACAGATCGCCAGCCTGGGCTGCCTGTTCTGCGTCGCGGTATTCCCAACAATCGCATCGCAAGGAGCACAGAGATGGCGTTACTGGTCATGCAGGTCGCAGTGAGTGGGGAACTCGTGGAGGTGTTCGAGGTGTCGGTTGACGACATTGATGGACACCGGATGCTCGCCAGCGCCAATGAGGATGAGCGGGTGATTCAACGAGCCGGCCAGACTCTGGAAGATGGTGAGGTCTGGATCGATCTGATCGACCGGGATGGTGAGACCCTATTTGACCAGGTGGCCTGTTTCCACCGGGCGGATGCCGCCGACGCGCTGCAGGTTCATTTCGGCATGAACGCCGATGTCGTCAAAGACTGTCTTTCCAGGTCCAATGTTGCGTCACTGTACGCGAGGCACCGCGCCGCGGCTCAAGCCTATTTTCGCAAGATCGATCGTCTGGTCGACTGCTCCGTGGTCAGTTCCAGACAGAGCAATCGCCGACGCGTGGGCGACGCCAGCGTCATGGATCTCGTGATCGAACTTCGCAGGCGGCTGGACGGTGTGGACACCCTGCTCGCGCTGAGCGAGCTGCCGATCCACGTACAGGCCGCCGCCGGGCAACTCCGGGAGGCGGCGAAGTCCTACGCGACTGCCGTCCAGCATCTGTGAAGCGTTATACCGGTCGGTAATTGAAGTGTAAAGAACGCTGGGCCGTGCAATGAACGGCGCGCTATCGCGGTTTCGCGATTTATATTGAATCGCTGGCGAAATACCTGACAGGAACTTCTCATGGATGAACGGAAGCGGGACAGCATGATTGTTTATCTCCGCCACCGCATGGATGATTTTGGGATCGGCCCGGATGACCTCGCTTCGTTTCTGGCGACCGCGACGGAGGGGGCGGACACAGGTCGCTACCGTAGCGCGGGCGGTGACACCTGGAGTGGCGAGGGCGAGGTGCCGCAATGGCTTAAACAGGCCACCAGCGCAGGACAATCCATCGGGCACTTTGAATTTTCGGGCCGGACGCTTGCACGACCGGCAAAGCAGACCGATGCGGACCGGAAAAACGATCCCTTCGCCGGAAGCCCGCTCGCGGGATCGAGTCATCCCAAGCCGTAGGCTCCAGGATACCGAATCGCGAGAGAGCCAACTTTGGTCACCACGGATACCTCTGATCACCGTTTGCGCGCTCTCCGCTTCGGCGCCAGCGAGTCGGGGTGGCCTCTTTCGGACCGGGTAGAGACGTCGAAAGAACGTCGCCGAAGGACCGTAAGGGATCGCCTCCAGCCGAAACGTCTGCGCCGGCAGACGCTGACTCGGCATGCAAAATCGCATCAGGTACTGATCGGCCAACTTGAGCCGGTCACCGATTTATCCCAGCGGTCCGCTTGGCGAGCCGTGAGGACAGTGCTTGAAAGTATCGTGACGCCCTCGCCGCGTTCAACTCCGAGGCAGAGACAGCGACCGACTCTACGGGAAAGGCAACTTAGCCGGGCAGTTCATCATCGCTCTGAAAGACTCAAGACCCCAATAACCATACCGTTAACAAGGACAAAGGGTCTGCGGCCCCGCTTTCTGCCGCGTATCGAATCTAACATTCCGAGCGGATCTGTCCTCATGCGAAACAATCAACCCGTCACGCAACGCGAATTCGAGTTTCCCGACAACGCGACGTTAATGTCGACCACGGACACCCAGAGCAACATCACATACGCGAACGCAGCCTTCGTCGAGGTCAGTGGCTTCAGTCCTGAGGAAATCCACGGCCAGCCGCACAATCTGGTACGGCACCCTGATATGCCCAAAGAGGCCTTCGCCGACATGTGGGCCACGCTCAAAGGCGGCGAACCCTGGACCGCATTGGTGAAGAACCGCCGAAAGAACGGCGATCACTACTGGGTTCGCGCCAACGCGACACCCGTTGTCAGAAATGGTCAGCCGGTGGGCTATATGTCCGTGCGGACCAAAGCCTCACGCGAGGAAATTGCCGCCGCTGAAGCGCTCTACAAGGATTTTCGTGAAGGCAACGCTCGCCGCCGTCGCTTTCATAGGGGGTTGATCCTTCGCAGCGGTCTGATGGGCTGGACATCGGTGGTGCAGACCATGCCCGTGCGCTGGCGCATTCGTTCGGCGCTCCTGGTTCTGGCGCCGACACTTATCGTCGGTGCCTGGGCGCTGGGTCTGGCGGGCGGCGCTCTTGGCGGCTTTGCTGGGGGGGCTTCGATCTGTTTGCTACTGGCCTCATGGTGGTTGGAAGCGCAGATCTCGCGGCCGCTCGAACAGATGCGAGAACAGGCGTTGCGCGTGGCCTCGGGTGATAGCCAGAAGGTCGTGCATATGAATCGCGTCGATGAGATCGGCATGACGTTGCGCACGATCAGTCAGCTCGGTCTGATGTTTCGCTGGCTGATCGACGACGTCAGCGGTCAGGTGTTCAATGTACAAACCGCGAGCAACGAGATCGCACAGGGTAACAATGATCTCAGCGCGCGCACCGAGCAGGCCGCGACAAACGTGCAGCAAACGGCTGCATCAATGACGCAGATGACCGCCACAGTTAAAAGCAACGCAGAAACGGCGACCCAGGCCAACCAGCTCTCAGGTTCTGCAAGCGATGCAGCGGCAAGGGGAGGCCAGGCAGTGTCGGAGGTGGTGACCACGATGAACGACATCACCGACAGTTCGAAAAGGATCGCCGAGATCATCGGCGTGATCGATGGCATTGCGTTTCAGACCAACATACTGGCGCTCAATGCAGCGGTTGAGGCTGCGCGTGCCGGCGAGCAGGGGCGCGGGTTTGCCGTCGTTGCTGGTGAGGTTCGCGCGCTCGCACAGCGTAGCGCCAGTGCGGCCAAAGAGATCAAGAGTCTGATTGGCGCTAGCGTCGCGAAGGTGGAATCAGGCTCGAGGCTCGTCGATGACGCCGGCAAGACCATGGACGAGATTGTCGTTCAGGTGAAACGCGTCTCGGACCTGATTGCCGAGATCAGCTCGGCCACCATCGAGCAGAGCAGCGGCATCACGCAAGTCAGCCAGGCCGTCAGCGATCTCGACCATATCACGCAACAGAACGCCGCGCTGGTGGAGCAGAGCGCGGCGGCGTCTGAGAGCCTGAAGCAGCAGGCAGCCCGCCTGGTCGATGCGGTGAGTGTTTTCCGCTGACGGCGCTTGCCCCTCCGGTTCTCCAGGCTTGCGCATGCGCGGATATATCCTGGAAGATGTGCTTGACGTAACAAGCTAACGTGAGGAGTGCGCGTGCCACGTGCTGGACCGCCCCGTCTCAGCCATTCGATCCCCGGGAGACTGAAGGTCGCTTGACGGAACGGACGCGGCCGTCCGTCGCGTTCTCTGGCTGTGACGCGTAACATTTTTCGACGCTACCTGTCATCGCCGATTGATCTCCGCTTTTCCGCGACGGACGAATCGCTGGGCACTCAGATGGTCGGATGCAGATCGCGCACAGGGCTGACCGATTCGAGCAGCGACGCCACGTGAAGAATGGTTGACTCATCCTGCCAACTGCCGACGATCTGCACGTTAATCGGCAGGCCCTCCGTGCTCGTGCCGAATCGCATTGAGATGCCAGGCAAACCCGTGACGTTCAATGGCACAGTTGCGCCCTGAAGATAAGTCGCATCTACCAAATGACCATCGATCGCGAACGTGTCCACGCCGTGCTTGTGAGCCGGGATGGGAAGCACATGCGTGATCAACGCGTCGTATGTCCGGAAGTATTCAGCGTATCCGTCCCGAAGACGCTCGGCAGCCTGCTCGGCATCGATATAGTCCTTCATCGACGTATCGGGCAACGCCAGCATCGTTTTCGCCATCTTGTACAGTTCGTCCTGACCGCGACCTGCTGTTGCTTCGGCGAAAGCCGGCTTCATTTCCATGACGTGCAGGCGGTTGAAGACATCGAGAGCGAAGTCGCGCTCCAGCGCAGGAATGCGGACGGGCTCCACGAAAATGTCGAAGCTCTTGAGCGCCTTCGCTGCTGCCTCAACGGTGGCGGCAACTTCCGGGTCGACTGGTCCGAAGCCGGGCCCCACCATCCAGCCCACTCGCAACGGACGGTCCGCAGACTGGCGCAGCCCGGCATCGAACGGGACGGTACTGCTGGCGAAAGCATCGTGCCCATCGGGACCTGACAGCTGCGAGAACGCGAGCGCCAGGTCGCGAATGCTGCGGGCCATCGGACCCACGTGCCAGAAGCGGCGCGGAGCGCGCGGCCAGATGCCTGTCATCGGTACGCGTCCGTGAGTTGCCTTCAGCGAGACGATGCCGGTCTGAGCAGCTGGCCCGCGCACGGAGATCGCCAGATCGGTGCCAAGTCCAAGCGGCGACATTCCTGCTGCAATGGCCGCCGATTCGCCACCGCTCGAGCCGCCCGGCGTGCGCTCCAGGTCCCACGGGTTATTCGATCGTCCACTGAGCAGGTTGTCGCTTTCGATCCAATATGAAAATTCCGGCAAGTTTGTTTTTGCGAGGAGGATGCCACCCGCTCTTTTCAACCGCGCAACGCTGGTCGCATCGGTGCCAGGGATGCGTCCTCTAAAGATCGGCGAGCCACGCTGAGTCGCCACGTCGGCCGTGTCGATCGAATCTTTGGCGGTGAAAGGCACGCCGTGCAGCGGGCCCAGAGCCTTACCCGACAACACAGCCGCTTCAGCAGCCTTGGCGGCTTCGAGCGCATCGTGAGCGACCGTAACAACGGCGTTAACTTTCGAGTCGACAGCGTCGATGCGGTCAAGGTGCGCCTGCACAACTTCCACCGGCGAGACTTCGCGCGTGCGGATGAGTTCAGCGAGACGGGTAGCGTCGAGATAGAACAGTTCCGAGGTCATGATTGTTCCGTTGCAGTTGCGGTTGATCGAATTGTGCAGCCTACCGAACATTAGTTAGGGTAAACGGGCCAGAAAAAATGCCGCTACTCCTGCGACACCAAGATATCTACCTAACGTTTGTTAGGGAGGACTTTAAGCGGTACAATGCGTCGGGTCAACCATTTTTTTACGAAGGCTGTGATGACAGATGAGGCCATCGCCCGCTCAGGGGACCGGATCCTCGCGGCTGCGACAAGAATGGCGCAGGCGCACGGGTACACCGGACTCAACATTCGAGAACTCGCGCAGGAGGTCGGCATTAAAGCGGCCAGCATCTACCATCATTTCGCGAGCAAAGCGGACCTCGCGGCGGCGGTCGCGCGACGATACTACGAAGACGCGGCCGTTGCCCTAGAAGAACTCTCAGCGTCGTCAAGCGATCCGCTCGTCAGTTTGCGTCGTTACCCGGAGACGTTTCGCCGGTCTCTAGAGTGTGACAACCGCATGTGCTTAAGCAGCTTTATGGCCGCGGAATATGACGATCTGCCTGACGCAGTCAAAAAGGAAGTGCAGACTTTTGCTGACGTCAACGTGGCCTGGCTTCGTAAGTCTTTGGAAGCGTCGGGCGTCGTCACTGCCGAGGGGAGCCAAGAGCGCGCGTGCGCTATCTACGCCGCAGTGGCCGGCGCTCAACTGATGGCGCGCGGCCGCGCAGACATCGCCTTGTTCGACACCTTGATGAGCAGTTACAGGGCGGTCGGATTGTTGCCCGGATAGGAGGTGCTCTGAACTTCGCGACGAGTGCGATCAACCTCCACACGCAACGTTCTAAGGCCGAAGCCGTCATTGATAGCCTCGACTACCGAATCATTGAGGTTGCGTGAAGTTGCCAACTGCTGCCCGACGTGATCGGCCGGCCACTTTGCCGTTTGCTTCCGCGCGGCAATGGCCGCCTCTTCAAGTGTAACCGTCGCTCAACTGTCTTCACGAGTGGCTGCCTGTATGAGCGAAGATGGCCGAACCAGGATATCCGTCGGCTGACGACAAACGGCCCGCCCCGGCTGATCGCCGAACTTCCCTAGTCGACCCTCAACTGCCATTCGAATTCCTGGCCACGCAATGACAGCCTTCGGGGCGCACCGGTCGCTCACCTCAGCAATCGGGTAGGCACGTTAATGACAGAGGAGTCAGATGCGTGATGCCGCATTCCAGCACGTCACCGGGTGCTCTCGCCCCACAGTTCTCAAAGACTTGCTTCCATCACCCGTTCTCGCAACAGCGGAACGACGAAGTCGACGAATGTGCGCAGTTTCAGCGGCAGTCGGCGTTGCCTGTCATAGACGAGATGAAGCGGGCGCGGCTCGGGCTCGAATTTCTGCAGGACGACACGTAGCCGCTGCTGCCGTACATACTCGACCACCTGATAGGACATCGCCCGAACCAGCCCGGTGCCCGACAGCCCGGCGTCGATTGCGGCATCGATGGTGTTGACGCTCAAGCGCGGCAGTATGGAAGTTTTGATCTCCTCGCCTTCAGACCAGAAGCTCCATTGCACCGACGCCGAAATACTTTCGAACGAGATCACGCTGTGAAGGGCCAGATCTTCCGGTTTGGTGGGCTCGCCCCGAGTGTCGAGATAGTCCGGACTGCCGCAGACAACGCGCCTGATCGAGCCTAATCCCACCGCTACCAGGTTGCTGTCGGGAAGGTCACCCACTCGCAGCGCCACGTCGACCTGATCGTCAAGAAAATGGGTGACCCGATCAGTCAGCACCAGGCCCACCGAGACCTCCGGATACGAAGCAAGAAAGCGCGTTACGACGGGCAGCACATGCAGCCTGCCGAACATGATCGGCGCAGTCACAACCAGGTCGCCTTTCGGCTCTGCATATTCTCCCGCAGCGATCCGCTCCGCCTCGACCACCTGCTCCAGAATGGCTTTCGCCGACACTGCGTAAGACCGTCCAGCTGGCGTCAATTCGAGCCCTTTCGTCGAGCGGACCAATAACGTTGCCCTCAGGTGCGTCTCCAGATCGGCCATCTTGCGGCTGACCGT from Paraburkholderia caribensis includes:
- a CDS encoding cold-shock protein, yielding MDTGTVKWFNDSKGFGFITPDAGGDDLFAHFSEIRGDGFKTLAENQKVSYETKRGPKGMQAANISPQ
- a CDS encoding H-NS family nucleoid-associated regulatory protein translates to MDERKRDSMIVYLRHRMDDFGIGPDDLASFLATATEGADTGRYRSAGGDTWSGEGEVPQWLKQATSAGQSIGHFEFSGRTLARPAKQTDADRKNDPFAGSPLAGSSHPKP
- a CDS encoding methyl-accepting chemotaxis protein, which codes for MRNNQPVTQREFEFPDNATLMSTTDTQSNITYANAAFVEVSGFSPEEIHGQPHNLVRHPDMPKEAFADMWATLKGGEPWTALVKNRRKNGDHYWVRANATPVVRNGQPVGYMSVRTKASREEIAAAEALYKDFREGNARRRRFHRGLILRSGLMGWTSVVQTMPVRWRIRSALLVLAPTLIVGAWALGLAGGALGGFAGGASICLLLASWWLEAQISRPLEQMREQALRVASGDSQKVVHMNRVDEIGMTLRTISQLGLMFRWLIDDVSGQVFNVQTASNEIAQGNNDLSARTEQAATNVQQTAASMTQMTATVKSNAETATQANQLSGSASDAAARGGQAVSEVVTTMNDITDSSKRIAEIIGVIDGIAFQTNILALNAAVEAARAGEQGRGFAVVAGEVRALAQRSASAAKEIKSLIGASVAKVESGSRLVDDAGKTMDEIVVQVKRVSDLIAEISSATIEQSSGITQVSQAVSDLDHITQQNAALVEQSAAASESLKQQAARLVDAVSVFR
- a CDS encoding amidase; protein product: MTSELFYLDATRLAELIRTREVSPVEVVQAHLDRIDAVDSKVNAVVTVAHDALEAAKAAEAAVLSGKALGPLHGVPFTAKDSIDTADVATQRGSPIFRGRIPGTDATSVARLKRAGGILLAKTNLPEFSYWIESDNLLSGRSNNPWDLERTPGGSSGGESAAIAAGMSPLGLGTDLAISVRGPAAQTGIVSLKATHGRVPMTGIWPRAPRRFWHVGPMARSIRDLALAFSQLSGPDGHDAFASSTVPFDAGLRQSADRPLRVGWMVGPGFGPVDPEVAATVEAAAKALKSFDIFVEPVRIPALERDFALDVFNRLHVMEMKPAFAEATAGRGQDELYKMAKTMLALPDTSMKDYIDAEQAAERLRDGYAEYFRTYDALITHVLPIPAHKHGVDTFAIDGHLVDATYLQGATVPLNVTGLPGISMRFGTSTEGLPINVQIVGSWQDESTILHVASLLESVSPVRDLHPTI
- a CDS encoding TetR/AcrR family transcriptional regulator yields the protein MTDEAIARSGDRILAAATRMAQAHGYTGLNIRELAQEVGIKAASIYHHFASKADLAAAVARRYYEDAAVALEELSASSSDPLVSLRRYPETFRRSLECDNRMCLSSFMAAEYDDLPDAVKKEVQTFADVNVAWLRKSLEASGVVTAEGSQERACAIYAAVAGAQLMARGRADIALFDTLMSSYRAVGLLPG
- a CDS encoding LysR family transcriptional regulator, giving the protein MDQLDAMAVFLAAVETGSFSKAGRKLGVPLATVSRKMADLETHLRATLLVRSTKGLELTPAGRSYAVSAKAILEQVVEAERIAAGEYAEPKGDLVVTAPIMFGRLHVLPVVTRFLASYPEVSVGLVLTDRVTHFLDDQVDVALRVGDLPDSNLVAVGLGSIRRVVCGSPDYLDTRGEPTKPEDLALHSVISFESISASVQWSFWSEGEEIKTSILPRLSVNTIDAAIDAGLSGTGLVRAMSYQVVEYVRQQRLRVVLQKFEPEPRPLHLVYDRQRRLPLKLRTFVDFVVPLLRERVMEASL